The genomic DNA CGTGGTCGGTGGCGACCGGCTCCATCCACACGGTCTGCCAGATGCCGGACGACGGGGTGTACCAGATACCGCTCGGGTCGAGGCGCTGCTTGCCCATCGGCGGGTTCTCGCCGTCGGCGGCGTCGGTCGGGTCGTAGACGCCGACGATCAGCTCCTGGGTCCGCCCCGGCTTCAGGGCATCGGTGATGTCGGCGCTGAACTTGTCGTAGCCGCCCTTGTGTTCGGCGACCTTGTGCCCGTTGACATACACCTCGGACTGCCAGTCGACGGCACCGAAGTTCAGCTGCAGCCGCTTGCCCTGACCGACCTTCCACCCCTGAGGAACGGTGAAGGTACGGCGGTACCACATCCGGTCCTCGTGCCGTTCGAGGCCGGAGAGCTGCGACTCCACCGGATACGGGACGAGGATCTTCTCGCCGAGCTTCCGGCCGACCGGGGGCTGCTCCCCCGCCTTCGCCGCGGCGAACTCCCAGGAACCGTTGAGGTTCTGCCAGTTGTCGCGGGTGAGCTGCGGACGCGGGTACTCGGGCAGCGCGTTGTGCGGGCCGACCTCGTCGGCCCACTTCGTACGGAGCTCGTACGTGGAGTGGTTGGGCCCGCTGGACCAGAAGGCTCCGACGGCCTTGCCGTCCTGTCCGGTCAGCCCGCCCTGGCCGTCGTAGCGGATGTCGGCGAGTCCGTTGGCGTCGCCGGCCTTGTTGCCGACGACCGGTTCCTTGAGCGCGACGGTGAGGCTGCGCGGGTCGGCGGGATCGGCCTTGATGGCCCCGAGCGGCCACGTCGCGCCGCCGATGACGGCGTCGAGATGGTTGGCGAGTCCGTCGGGCAGGGCCGCGAGCTTCTGCGCGAAGTCGAGCTTGAGAGTGCGGCCGTCGGCGAGGACGGTGGCACCGATGGCGCCGTCGTAGGCGAAGTCGTCCGGCAGCCGGAAGGCGGACTGCGGCACGGGCTCCTTGGTGCCACCGGGCTCGGTCCACTTGAGGTGCAGGTTGGACCCGCCGAAGTGTTCGAAGTACTCGACCTTGAGGTCGTAGGCCTTGCCCGCGGTCAACTCGACCGGCTGCGAGGTCTGTTCCTTCTCCCAGTCGTCGACCCAGTGGTCGATGACGGGCTTCCCGTCGATCCAGAGACGGAACCCGTTGTCCCCGATCATCGAGAAGACATGGGAACCGGACTTCTCCGGCACGATCTTCCCGGTCCACCGGATGCTGGCGTCGTCGGCCTGCCCGGTGGCCGAGCTCAGCCGCGATTCGAGGCTGGGGAAGTCGATGTCCGGATCGAATCCGGTGGCCTTCAACTGCCCGAAGTCGAAAGCCCCTGGGGCGGACTGGGTGTAGTACTCGCCCTTCAGGCCATGCACGTCGGCGGGACTGCCGGGGTCCGAGGCCGCGGACGCGGCAGGCCCGGCGGTCATACCGGCAGCAGCGAGAGCGGCGGCGAGAAGCAGGACGACTTTCTTTCTGAT from Streptomyces sp. NBC_01707 includes the following:
- a CDS encoding PA14 domain-containing protein produces the protein MTAGPAASAASDPGSPADVHGLKGEYYTQSAPGAFDFGQLKATGFDPDIDFPSLESRLSSATGQADDASIRWTGKIVPEKSGSHVFSMIGDNGFRLWIDGKPVIDHWVDDWEKEQTSQPVELTAGKAYDLKVEYFEHFGGSNLHLKWTEPGGTKEPVPQSAFRLPDDFAYDGAIGATVLADGRTLKLDFAQKLAALPDGLANHLDAVIGGATWPLGAIKADPADPRSLTVALKEPVVGNKAGDANGLADIRYDGQGGLTGQDGKAVGAFWSSGPNHSTYELRTKWADEVGPHNALPEYPRPQLTRDNWQNLNGSWEFAAAKAGEQPPVGRKLGEKILVPYPVESQLSGLERHEDRMWYRRTFTVPQGWKVGQGKRLQLNFGAVDWQSEVYVNGHKVAEHKGGYDKFSADITDALKPGRTQELIVGVYDPTDAADGENPPMGKQRLDPSGIWYTPSSGIWQTVWMEPVATDHVDSLKLTPDVQGEKVAVEVQGVRGGVPVTATAYDGKRKVGTVTGRTGSTLDLRVPHPHLWSANDPHLYRLEVSVGSDRVGSYFGMRSIAVEKVNGTPRTVLNGKPVFMMATLDQGFWPDGLHTAPTDEALASDLKMHKAMGFNSVRKHIKVEPDRWFYWADKLGLLVWQDMPAMNTVNPSAAARTEYEHEMKEMIDEHYNHPSVVMWVTFNEGWGQYDEARIADQAKSWDPTRLVNSMSGINLGVDGGTGDIIDEHGYPSPALPAPDGRRALVSGEYGGLGLAVPGHAWAVQQSYIAVDQSTYTDDYIAKLDEVRALACKGSNGAVYTQISDVEGELNGLLTYDRRIVKPDVKRIKAAQDALVRDASDPVVAGCPTA